From the Epinephelus moara isolate mb unplaced genomic scaffold, YSFRI_EMoa_1.0 scaffold3615, whole genome shotgun sequence genome, the window ttaattgattactttcttctggcttcatcgatagtCAACACGTCTTTAattactgtcactgtgatgCATGTCTCAGGTGCAGACAGGACGACTGGTGGTTCTTATTACCTGTCAGGTTGTCATTCAGCGGACACTGGCTCCACGGCAGAGGGTTCTGGAAAGAGTGAAAGAAGTACCAGAGCACCCAGGCCAGCAGGGTGTTGTAGAAAATGCTCACCAGCAGTGACACCCACATGGAGGCGATACCTTCACACAGGAAATAGATGATAAACATGTTCAATACCACAGATAATGATGAATATGACAGATAATAAATGTCACTAATAATTCTTGGCCACCCACCGACTCCACCCAGCAGCGGTGAGATGGTGTTCCAGACGCCGATGCTTCCCAGACGGAGCCTCTGTCCTATAGCCAGCTCCAGGTAGAGCAGGGGGAGGCCCTCGAACACCAGTGCTATCAGGTAGGGGATGAGGAACGCACCTGGAGACATGAAGTTAATGTTAACCTCACAGAGTTTCATTATCAACAGACTCTGCAGAGATAATGTTTGAACCACgttaataaaacaaatgataCCTACATTTTATCACCTGCATTAAGCTATGATAAGAAAGACTTCAGGCTGAACGAGTTTAAACTGGAGTACATGtagagcacaaacacacaggctggTGTTAATGTCTGACAGCATCACATAATCTCAGCTCACCTCCTCCATAGATTTGGCACAGGTAGGGAAAACGCCACACGTTTCCAACTCCCACTGCAAAGCCGATACATGTCAGCAGGTACTGAGTCTTGTTGTCCCATTTGGGTCTCTCCTCCACCCCACAGTCTGTCGGTCTGCTCATAGCCGGCTGGGGAAAAGCTAATCACAGTTACAGAGCTGTCGGAGGGATGCAGCTCTGCTAATCTTCAGTGGGCTGTCCTTTAATGTCCTATCAGGTGCAGCGCAGGAGATTATATATTTAATGGGTTTTATGAAGAAATCAGGCCAAAAGGGAGCGGCTGAAAACATAAGGCGTCCTGATTTAATGGTTAAACTCTCCagttgtgtgaaatgtgtgtgtgctgggacTCAGATTAATGGATAACCTGATGAGATCTCTCCATATCACAGTGACTTACAGCTACACCCAGGAAGCTGGAGTTATAGACCGGGCCGTACGCAGGGTTCAGGAATACAGAGCCTGAGCTCTGAGGGGGCTTCGGGGGCATGGTCCCCTGAAAGTGTTTGATTTCCCTGATCTAAATATGTGCATTTTAAGATGTTTGGAGAGCAAAACCTGGAAAACAAAAGCTTTAAAATCATGTCAGGGGGATGCAGCATGAATGATCTGTTTgtaaaaaatactttgttacagtACTTAAGTATTCTTTGGGAGTATCTGTACTC encodes:
- the LOC126387325 gene encoding sodium-dependent neutral amino acid transporter B(0)AT1-like gives rise to the protein MSRPTDCGVEERPKWDNKTQYLLTCIGFAVGVGNVWRFPYLCQIYGGGAFLIPYLIALVFEGLPLLYLELAIGQRLRLGSIGVWNTISPLLGGVGIASMWVSLLVSIFYNTLLAWVLWYFFHSFQNPLPWSQCPLNDNLTGNKNHQSSCLHLRHASQ